One genomic window of Fusarium fujikuroi IMI 58289 draft genome, chromosome FFUJ_chr01 includes the following:
- a CDS encoding probable calmodulin-dependent protein kinase: MDSAARQQPQVQPCRYKVGKTLGAGSYSVVKECVHIDTGRYYAAKVINKRLMAGREHMVRNEIAVLKKVSMGHQNILTLVDYFETMNNLYLVTDLALGGELFDRICRKGSYFESDAADLVRATLSAVAYLHDHGIVHRDLKPENLLFRTPEDNADLLIADFGLSRIMDEEQFHVLTTTCGTPGYMAPEIFKKTGHGKPVDLWALGVITYFLLCGYTPFDRDSDFEEMQAILNADYSFTPIEYWRGVSSHAKDFIQRCLTIDSTKRITAHEALQHPFVAGFINAEGESQNLLPNIKKNFNARRTLHAAIDTVRAINKLREAQSGMMDGARSKEPSRGAARQQPPTNKKGDSAISMGSNQPKDSGYGTQTETDVVMGNTSASNVPSSLQPGNSGNRVIETSKGLWSAPAPKR; the protein is encoded by the exons ATGGACTCTGCAGCCcgccaacagcctcaagTCCAGCCTTGTAGATACAAGGTTGGCAAGACACTGGGAGCTGGCTCATACTCCGTCGTCAAAGAATGTGTCCACATAGACACTGGTCGTTACTATGCTGCCAAGGTCATCAACAAGCGGCTCATGGCTGGTCGCGAACACATG GTTCGCAACGAAATCGCCGTGCTCAAGAAGGTCTCCATGGGCCACCAAAATATCCTTACTCTTGTCGACTATTTCGAGACCATGAACAATCTCTACCTCGTCACCGATCTTGCACTAGGAGGTGAGCTTTTCGATCGGATCTGCCGAAAAGGATCCTATTTTGAGTCAGATGCTGCCGATTTGGTTCGCGCCACATTGTCAGCTGTCGCTTACCTTCATGACCATGGTATCGTCCATCGCGACTTGAAGCCTGAAAATCTACTCTTCCGAACCCCCGAGGACAACGCAGACTTGCTTATTGCAGACTTTGGACTTTCACGAATTATGGATGAGGAACAGTTCCACGTTCTGACTACGACCTGTGGTACTCCCGGATACATGGCTCCCGAGATTTTCAAGAAGACAGGTCATGGCAAGCCTGTAGATCTCTGGGCTCTCGGGGTCATCACCTACTTCTTGCTTTGCGGTTATACCCCTTTCGATCGCGACTCTGACTTTGAGGAGATGCAGGCCATTCTCAACGCAGATTATAGTTTCACACCTATTGAATACTGGCGCGGCGTTTCCAGCCACGCCAAGGACTTCATCCAGCGCTGCCTGACTATCGATTCTACTAAGCGTATCACTGCCCATGAGGCTCTCCAGCATCCATTCGTCGCCGGCTTTATCAATGCCGAGGGAGAGAGCCAGAACCTTCTGCCTAATATCAAGAAGAACTTCAACGCTCGCCGGACTCTACATGCAGCCATTGATACTGTTCGTGCTATCAATAAGCTGCGTGAGGCTCAAAGtgggatgatggatggagcTCGTTCAAAGGAACCCAGCCGTGGCGCTGCGCGACAGCAGCCGCCTACCAACAAGAAGGGAGATAGTGCCATCTCAATGGGCAGCAACCAACCTAAGGATAGTGGATATGGAACCCAGACAGAGACGGACGTCGTTATGGGCAACACATCAGCATCCAATGTCCCCTCTTCATTGCAGCCTGGAAACAGCGGAAATAGGGTCATCGAGACATCCAAGGGACTTTGGAGTGCGCCTGCGCCAAAGAGGTAG